From a region of the Alnus glutinosa chromosome 1, dhAlnGlut1.1, whole genome shotgun sequence genome:
- the LOC133867498 gene encoding disease resistance protein RPV1-like, translated as MDNDAVSISSAPGVSRHRWDVFLSFTGEDTRHTITANLYDSLEKHGVRVFRDDDGLRRGDEIAPSLLEAIDDSAASIVILSPNYASSLWCLQELSKICECRRLILPVFYQVDPSDVRKQGGPFKEHFRSHEDRFEKDDVSRWRRAMEKAGGIAGWVFKNSEEAQAQLIQLLVKEVLTELAKTPVGLATYTVGLDFRLQEVMSLLDIRSNGVRVLGLYGMGGVGKTTLAKALCNKLVGHFECLSFISKVRENSANDGGLVSLQNKLIHDLSSGNVAVYSIGTIKEVVHKKRVLVVLDDIDNVTQLDLLTGRREWFFEGSRIIVTTRDREVLSKHLVNAFYEVRELGNHEGNSEALQLFSYHALRRDKPTDKFLDLSKKMVSLTGGLPLALEVFGSFLFDKRRIEEWEDALRKLEQIRPHDLQDVLKISFDGLDTQEKCIFLDIACLFIKMRMNREDVIDVLKGCGFMAEIAIRDLTAKSLIKVAEDNTLWMHDQVRDMGRQIVLEENPVYPGMRSRLWDRDAVMTVLKGEKGTGCIQGIILDFDRRPLSNDPSGERISWENLKRAPNVTSTLTYLEERYKKYLQNKAEKQREVVLHTKSFESMVNLRLLQINNTRLEGKHKYFPTQLKWLQWRECPFESLPSDFCPRELAVLDLSESKIEQVWGRYSNKVAVKLMVLNLRGCHNLTAIPDLSGHQTLEKLVLERCPRLIKIHESIGNLSTLLHLNLGRCSNLIEFPAEVSGLKNLENLILSGCSKLKELPNDIGSMRSLKELLVDDTAIAKLPESIFHLTKLEKLSLNDCQFFGRLPNCIGKLLSLKELSLNGSAINEIPYSVGTLVNLERLSLMQCKSLTSLPDSVGNLISLTKLLTNGIAIKELPASIGSLSYLKALSVGNCQFLSKLPDSIEGLASVVELQLDGTSITNLPDQVGALKMLRKLEMSNCESLRSLPESIGSMLALTTLNLFNANISELPESIGMLENLIILTVNECTELRKLPDSIGNLKSLHHLHMEETAVTELPESFGMLLSLMTLKMSKKPHFQLAGKSMPEEVSVATAQEKQNPGTLPTSFSNLCLLEQLDARAWKLCGKIPDDFEKLSSLEILNLGHNNFFSLPSSLRGLSILKKLVLPYCRELRSLPPLPSSLLEVNVANCTALERLSDLSSLESLCELNLTNCEKVVDIPGLECLKSLRRLFMSGCKTCSSAVKGRLSKVSLRNLRALGMPGRKIPDWFSKEAVRFSECKNRKIIGVLVGVVVSLNHQIPDDIRDQLPSIPCIRANIINLNKILFSTVPELMGVPKTHDDHIYLIRYPACHPLVSKLREGYEIQVTEQDPPYIKGVEVKQCGLYLIFEGEDYFEGDEESLDETQLSTSEKLAKFFSSPEEAGRPYL; from the exons ATGGACAACGACGCCGTTTCCATTTCATCAGCTCCGGGAGTTTCCAGGCACCGTTGGGACGTCTTTCTGAGCTTCACAGGCGAAGACACGCGCCACACCATCACTGCCAACCTCTACGACTCGCTTGAGAAACACGGCGTCCGGGTCTTCCGCGACGACGACGGGCTGCGCCGCGGGGACGAGATCGCGCCGAGTCTGCTCGAGGCTATAGACGACTCGGCTGCCTCCATCGTCATCCTCTCTCCGAACTACGCATCGTCGCTGTGGTGCCTTCAGGAACTTTCCAAGATATGCGAGTGCCGGAGGCTCATACTCCCAGTGTTCTACCAAGTCGACCCGTCGGACGTGCGGAAGCAGGGGGGACCTTTCAAAGAACATTTTAGAAGCCACGAAGATCGGTTTGAGAAGGACGACGTTTCGAGGTGGAGGAGAGCTATGGAAAAAGCTGGTGGAATTGCTGGTTGGGTTTTCAAAAACAG CGAGGAGGCGCAAGCGCAACTGATTCAATTGTTAGTCAAAGAGGTGTTGACTGAACTGGCAAAGACTCCAGTGGGTCTGGCTACATATACAGTTGGACTTGATTTTCGTCTTCAAGAAGTGATGAGTTTGTTAGATATTAGATCCAATGGCGTTCGAGTTCTTGGATTATATGGTATGGGTGGTGTTGGTAAGACAACCCTTGCCAAGGCTCTTTGTAATAAACTTGTTGGTCACTTTGAGTGCCTTAGTTTCATTTCAAAAGTAAGAGAAAATTCTGCAAATGACGGTGGTTTAGTGTCCCTTCAGAACAAACTTATCCATGATCTTTCCTCTGGTAATGTTGCTGTATATTCTATCGGTACAATCAAAGAAGTAGTTCATAAGAAGCGAGTTCTTGTTGTTTTAGATGATATTGACAATGTAACTCAGCTTGATTTACTTACTGGGAGAAGAGAATGGTTTTTTGAAGGAAGTAGAATCATCGTCACCACAAGAGACAGAGAAGTTCTATCCAAGCATCTTGTGAATGCATTTTATGAGGTCAGAGAGTTGGGAAACCATGAAGGAAACTCTGAGGCACTACAGCTTTTTAGCTACCATGCACTACGAAGAGACAAACCCACAGATAAATTTCTTGATCTTTCCAAAAAAATGGTGTCTCTTACAGGAGGTCTACCGTTGGCCCTGGAAGTATTtggttcttttttgtttgataagAGGAGAATAGAGGAGTGGGAAGATGCTCTGAGAAAGTTGGAACAAATTCGTCCACACGATCTTCAGGATGTGTTGAAGATAAGTTTTGATGGGTTAGATACACAGGAGAAGTGTATATTCCTCGACATTGCATGTTTATTCATTAAAATGAGAATGAATAGAGAAGATGTAATTGATGTATTGAAAGGTTGCGGCTTTATGGCTGAGATAGCAATCAGAGACCTCACAGCAAAATCACTCATTAAGGTTGCTGAGGACAATACTTTGTGGATGCATGATCAAGTTAGAGACATGGGAAGACAAATTGTTTTAGAGGAAAATCCTGTGTATCCTGGTATGCGAAGTAGACTGTGGGATCGTGATGCAGTCATGACCGTCTTGAAGGGTGAGAAG GGaacaggatgtatacaagggATCATCCTAGACTTTGATAGGAGGCCCTTGTCGAATGATCCAAGTGGTGAAAGAATTTCTTGGGAAAACCTAAAAAGAGCGCCCAATGTCACTTCTACGTTAACATACTTGGAAGAAAGGTATAAGAAGTATCTTCAAAATAAAGCTGAGAAACAGAGGGAGGTAGTACTACACACAAAGTCCTTTGAATCTATGGTTAATCTAAGACTTCTGCAAATCAATAATACGAGATTGGAAGGAAAGCATAAATATTTTCCTACACAACTGAAGTGGCTACAATGGCGAGAATGTCCTTTTGAAAGTCTTCCTTCTGATTTTTGTCCTCGGGAACTTGCTGTCCTTGACCTCTCGGAAAGTAAAATTGAACAAGTGTGGGGACGGTATAGTAACAAG GTGGCTGTGAAATTGATGGTTTTGAATCTCCGCGGTTGCCATAATCTTACTGCCATTCCTGATTTATCTGGGCATCAAACCTTGGAAAAGCTTGTTCTTGAGCGCTGCCCCAGACTAATAAAGATTCATGAATCCATTGGAAACTTGAGTACACTACTTCACTTGAACCTGGGACGCTGTTCGAACCTTATTGAATTTCCTGCTGAAGTCTCTGGGCTGAAAAATCTAGAGAACCTTATACTCTCTGGCTGCTCGAAGTTGAAAGAATTGCCAAATGACATAGGCAGCATGAGATCTCTGAAAGAACTTCTTGTTGATGACACTGCTATAGCAAAGCTACCTGAATCCATTTTCCACCTTACAAAACTTGAAAAGCTTAGTCTAAATGATTGCCAGTTCTTCGGAAGACTACCCAACTGCATTGGAAAGCTGTTGTCCCTGAAAGAACTCTCTCTTAATGGTTCTGCTATAAATGAAATACCTTATTCTGTTGGAACTTTGGTAAACCTTGAGAGACTGAGTTTAATGCAGTGTAAATCACTTACTTCACTACCTGATTCTGTTGGCAATCTCATATCATTGACAAAACTTTTAACCAATGGTATTGCAATCAAAGAACTACCTGCTTCTATTGGATCATTATCATATTTGAAGGCCTTGTCAGTTGGAAACTGTCAGTTTCTGAGCAAATTGCCTGATTCAATTGAAGGATTAGCTTCTGTTGTTGAGCTTCAGTTAGATGGCACATCAATCACAAATCTGCCAGATCAGGTAGGTGCCTTGAAAATGCTAAGGAAGCTTGAGATGAGCAATTGTGAAAGTCTTAGGTCTCTACCAGAATCAATTGGAAGCATGTTGGCTCTTACTACTTTGAATCTATTTAATGCCAATATTTCTGAATTGCCGGAATCCATTGGGATGCTAGAAAATCTTATTATATTAACAGTGAATGAATGTACAGAGCTCCGTAAACTTCCTGATTCAATAGGAAATTTAAAGTCTCTGCACCACTTGCATATGGAAGAAACTGCTGTGACGGAATTGCCTGAAAGCTTTGGGATGCTCTTAAGCTTAATGACATTAAAAATGTCTAAGAAGCCTCATTTTCAGTTAGCTGGAAAAAGCATGCCTGAAGAGGTTTCAGTTGCAACTGCACAAGAGAAGCAAAATCCTGGAACACTTCCgacttctttttccaatttatgCTTGCTTGAACAACTGGATGCTCGTGCTTGGAAACTATGTGGGAAAATACCTGATGATTTTGAGAAGTTGTCATCTTTGGAGATTTTGAATCTAGGACACAATAATTTCTTCAGCCTTCCATCCAGCTTGAGGGGCCTTTCCATTCTCAAAAAGCTTGTATTGCCCTACTGCCGAGAGCTCAGGTCTCTTCCTCCACTTCCCTCTAGCTTGCTGGAGGTGAATGTTGCAAACTGTACCGCACTGGAAAGGTTGTCTGATCTTTCAAGCTTGGAAAGCTTGTGCGAGCTGAATCTTACAAACTGTGAGAAGGTGGTGGATATTCCTGGCCTGGAATGCTTGAAGTCCTTGAGAAGGTTGTTCATGAGTGGCTGCAAAACATGCTCATCTGCGGTAAAAGGAAGACTTTCTAAg gtttCTTTGAGGAATTTGCGCGCTCTTGGTATGCCTGGGAGAAAAATTCCGGATTGGTTTTCTAAAGAAGCGGTTAGATTTTCGGAGTGTAAAAACCGTAAGATCATAGGTGTCCTGGTAGGTGTTGTGGTCTCTCTCAACCATCAAATTCCAGATGACATAAGAGACCAGCTCCCTTCAATACCATGTATAAGGGCAAATATCATCAACctgaataaaattttgttcagTACAGTGCCGGAGTTAATGGGGGTTCCAAAGACGCATGATGATCATATTTATTTGATTCGATATCCAGCCTGTCATCCATTAGTTTCCAAGTTGAGAGAAGGTTATGAGATACAGGTGACCGAGCAAGACCCACCATATATTAAGGGGGTTGAGGTGAAACAGTGTGGgctttatttgatttttgaagGTGAGGATTATTTTGAAGGAGATGAAGAATCACTGGACGAGACTCAACTATCGACTTCAGAAAAGTTAGCAAAGTTTTTCAGCTCTCCTGAAGAGGCCGGAAGACCATATCTCTGA